The proteins below are encoded in one region of Pacificitalea manganoxidans:
- the pcaC gene encoding 4-carboxymuconolactone decarboxylase: MSDSTRHEQGMATRRSVLGAAHVDRAEAAKTDFDAPFQNLITEAAWGHVWSRPDWSKRDRSIVTLALLMGLGHWEEVAMHIRATANTGATREDIRETILHVGIYAGVPAANHAFKIAKQTFAEMDAAASAPAGSSEEQK; the protein is encoded by the coding sequence ATGAGCGACAGCACACGGCATGAGCAGGGGATGGCGACGCGCCGTAGCGTTCTGGGGGCGGCCCATGTCGACCGGGCCGAGGCTGCGAAGACGGACTTTGACGCGCCGTTTCAGAACCTGATCACCGAAGCGGCGTGGGGGCATGTGTGGTCGCGCCCCGACTGGTCAAAGCGCGACCGCTCGATCGTCACGCTGGCGCTACTGATGGGCTTGGGCCATTGGGAGGAGGTCGCGATGCATATCCGCGCCACCGCCAATACCGGCGCCACCCGCGAGGACATCCGCGAAACGATCCTGCATGTGGGGATTTATGCCGGGGTGCCTGCCGCAAATCACGCTTTCAAAATCGCCAAGCAGACCTTTGCCGAGATGGACGCCGCAGCCTCCGCCCCGGCCGGATCATCGGAGGAGCAGAAATGA